The following coding sequences lie in one Caproicibacterium argilliputei genomic window:
- a CDS encoding Ig-like domain-containing protein — protein sequence MKKVFHSAISKAGTCVLAATLVLGGCPIGAHAYDTNFQVESTAAKSAAATPDPTWNATNVTAPESVGFTNANAAKTLKTIQNKDFAEFEKDPSKLPWMDKLLVNKGIIPDDDTNAVNTLFSRGSALYMRTQEAEKLGFVGQPYYADTLNQSALINVDFGSASITEDSERRLNYPSHESQTFTGSNLTVVQKKFITEGNTAVALYAITNTSNSPVTFTMTVSSPFAKESRGDELIGTKVAAPMMVNTTQSGSVSAMSYVDVHLAGRGLSPDNDKLTKEITVPAGKAVQQNVVMGWIAKELPQSKVDYTAYKAYSNADAFKNQVETYNSWLADNIPYIDIADKNVKKVIYYRWWCNRFNILDAEVPGNDWQFPMNMEGVLGYNNGITVSVPWAMQDLKWLRDPTYVYGTWLAQGEYSGDDNYKNNPGRPGTWTWDMMQNTSQVGLEAYKIHGGGSKILKKFADYAKGDVLGSLTRFGGTGDFANLICYNHGPITGNDGDCVGMHYQSSKGNNYARIDGSSTVYANAVAAAKMYTELGDSANAKLMNDKAEAIRNAMLKEFWYEGSDFDGDKEKDTDGEGSFLHRQVATNAYVPYRDNNMFAFSFGVAPTALEKTAYPDYAKYTTQLKDYGDPAFYPLFPFYTADQNSITKRVNDLKKGDTDKTCCDHFAWCNFGNYINLLRSSMRYYPVSNINADTYKKLFEYGAWLHTVEPGNTDHLDANEFFWSSDFAMDATANSKPTGNLVRSWIHHDTLGMMDYSVIEDMAGLQPRLDNKIELWPLNVNDDHFVVDNVRYHNKDLTIVWQKSAGTYEGVPQGFSLYVDGKLVMNNNEMSHVIYNPETGTVEKPTDDVPGAVGNNQNTVVNTQALPDSSISAASKTSLASNSKTVDLFNKAGIDLSHDTENLALSATVTSSYSGAKIERVKDDSTVTGGGSTFLDNSKKVAHTALFKGTPNASDTIDFDFGSGKAVDTVKLYFYNDRMTNGYGTPASFDISYLDSDGSFKPVADQIRQPAMIASNYNNVEFPQVTTSKIRVTLHHSTNVSTGVKEIQIYDNHLGITHSNNEAPEVSLPDALRVEQNSVLQVTPDVSDSTLPNGALTYQWTVAVTPDNGNCTITNASASTLKASFDTVGIYQLKLTVSDGDKETVVPFNVTVFIPTSELTDLMAPYLEQKTAGGLSLIRNQNDFTSASWNKLQTEIAAAQKLLDEKDFTKSEIVQQTQNLQKAINNLKYVNIGLLATPTASYTAGWEHLPAVNDGFVPTANTGAENDTSNQKLQWGNWGSGSSTQSLTYAWNQEYKISGSSVFFYDDGGGTMVPSKYTISYYDKSNKKADQDGFVTIVTKDLSTDKDRTTALGKFVSDSFPAVSTSKLRITLSNRDDAYNGIKEWRVLTQEPVAAEKRIQSATPVSVETYVNQMPSLPATVPVTYTDGTSGTAQVSWSAVAKDKLSIATSFTLTGTISGTDQSASCTIVVKYDKRELDSLLAKLNAYQKSAASYQPLTADEKATVQNALTKGSQVSTNTSATDGDIQGAVLTLKTALALYKPVASAPAPSVPSSDTVSSDSVPRISTVSVNTNPEAKLAVSKAISGTDHSEIAMINSNTDKCIVQAVQLSKQKIYLYRLRAGTLELASAKLFSIDQNGQLPLSKADVSAISRQLQKGTCFVLIPATEHPPVSSITGTVKVAQGNTAVFDLTGGNATSYTAGNGTVMHTLVFGNGKLGAYASGKIGKKTGAYVNGVKLFEIETIKAPYHSDTTVDMTLKSGQTYWFKIIADDPAQTVSYTAGNGQVGATRSKGKQADGSYLFGITATGKQGERTGLYIHINNQTYCVFHLTIS from the coding sequence ATGAAAAAAGTTTTTCACTCTGCAATCTCAAAAGCAGGCACATGCGTACTTGCCGCCACCTTGGTTTTAGGGGGCTGCCCCATCGGTGCACATGCCTATGATACCAACTTCCAAGTGGAAAGCACCGCTGCCAAAAGCGCTGCTGCTACACCCGATCCCACTTGGAATGCCACGAACGTAACCGCTCCAGAAAGTGTTGGCTTTACAAACGCCAACGCTGCCAAGACACTAAAAACGATTCAAAATAAGGATTTTGCTGAATTTGAAAAAGATCCATCAAAACTTCCATGGATGGACAAACTGTTGGTAAACAAAGGTATTATTCCTGACGATGATACCAATGCAGTCAACACACTTTTCAGTCGCGGCAGCGCCTTGTATATGCGGACACAAGAAGCCGAAAAACTCGGATTTGTTGGGCAGCCTTATTATGCAGACACTTTGAATCAAAGTGCTCTGATAAACGTGGATTTTGGTTCTGCCTCCATCACAGAAGATTCCGAAAGACGTCTGAATTATCCCAGTCATGAAAGCCAGACATTTACAGGGTCCAATCTGACGGTCGTTCAAAAAAAATTTATAACTGAGGGTAATACTGCTGTTGCACTGTATGCTATCACTAACACCAGCAATTCTCCTGTGACTTTTACTATGACCGTTTCTTCCCCATTTGCGAAAGAAAGCCGCGGTGACGAATTGATCGGTACAAAAGTTGCCGCACCAATGATGGTAAACACGACACAAAGCGGTTCTGTCAGTGCCATGTCCTATGTAGATGTTCACCTGGCCGGCAGAGGTCTTTCACCAGACAATGATAAATTGACGAAAGAAATTACTGTACCAGCAGGAAAAGCCGTGCAGCAAAATGTAGTTATGGGATGGATTGCAAAAGAACTTCCACAGTCCAAGGTAGATTACACCGCTTACAAAGCATACAGCAATGCAGATGCTTTCAAAAATCAGGTGGAAACTTATAATTCTTGGTTGGCAGATAATATCCCATACATCGATATTGCAGACAAAAATGTAAAGAAGGTAATTTACTATCGCTGGTGGTGCAACCGCTTCAACATTTTAGATGCGGAAGTTCCCGGTAACGATTGGCAGTTTCCAATGAACATGGAAGGCGTGCTCGGATACAACAACGGAATCACCGTCAGCGTGCCATGGGCTATGCAGGACTTAAAGTGGCTGCGTGACCCAACTTATGTGTACGGCACTTGGTTGGCACAAGGTGAATACTCTGGCGACGACAACTATAAAAACAATCCGGGTCGCCCCGGTACTTGGACTTGGGATATGATGCAAAACACCTCTCAAGTCGGTCTAGAAGCCTATAAAATCCACGGCGGCGGAAGCAAAATCCTTAAAAAATTCGCCGATTATGCAAAAGGAGATGTTCTTGGTTCTCTCACACGGTTTGGCGGCACCGGTGACTTTGCAAATCTGATTTGCTATAACCATGGGCCAATCACCGGAAATGACGGAGACTGCGTAGGGATGCACTATCAATCCTCCAAAGGAAACAACTACGCACGTATTGACGGCAGTTCTACCGTATACGCAAATGCCGTTGCCGCAGCAAAAATGTATACAGAGCTGGGCGACTCCGCGAATGCCAAACTTATGAATGACAAGGCGGAAGCAATCCGTAATGCCATGTTGAAAGAATTCTGGTACGAGGGTTCTGATTTTGATGGTGACAAGGAAAAAGATACAGATGGTGAAGGGAGTTTTCTGCATCGTCAGGTTGCAACAAACGCATATGTGCCTTACCGGGACAACAATATGTTCGCATTCAGTTTTGGTGTTGCCCCAACTGCCTTAGAAAAAACAGCCTACCCTGATTATGCGAAATATACTACGCAACTGAAAGATTACGGGGATCCTGCATTTTATCCACTGTTTCCATTCTATACAGCCGATCAAAACAGTATTACAAAGCGTGTGAATGATTTAAAGAAAGGCGACACAGACAAAACTTGCTGCGACCACTTTGCGTGGTGCAACTTTGGAAATTATATCAATCTATTGCGTTCATCCATGCGATATTACCCGGTCTCTAATATCAATGCCGATACATATAAAAAATTGTTTGAATACGGTGCATGGCTGCATACAGTTGAACCTGGCAACACGGATCACTTAGATGCAAACGAATTCTTCTGGTCAAGTGATTTCGCGATGGACGCAACTGCAAATTCCAAACCCACTGGTAATTTGGTTCGCTCTTGGATCCATCACGATACGCTCGGCATGATGGACTATTCTGTAATCGAAGATATGGCAGGCCTGCAGCCGCGTTTGGATAATAAAATTGAATTATGGCCGCTAAATGTAAATGATGATCATTTTGTTGTAGATAATGTTCGTTATCACAATAAAGATCTCACTATTGTCTGGCAAAAAAGTGCTGGGACTTATGAAGGTGTACCACAAGGCTTCTCACTTTACGTCGACGGGAAACTGGTTATGAATAACAACGAAATGTCCCATGTTATTTACAATCCGGAAACCGGAACCGTTGAAAAGCCAACCGACGATGTACCCGGCGCAGTTGGAAATAATCAAAACACAGTTGTAAACACGCAAGCCCTCCCCGACTCCTCCATTTCAGCCGCGTCCAAAACTTCACTTGCAAGTAACAGCAAGACAGTGGATCTATTTAACAAGGCAGGAATTGATCTTTCGCACGATACAGAAAATTTAGCATTATCCGCCACTGTTACATCCAGTTACAGCGGCGCAAAGATTGAACGTGTAAAAGATGACTCCACAGTTACAGGAGGCGGCAGCACTTTCCTGGATAACTCCAAAAAAGTTGCACACACTGCACTCTTTAAAGGAACACCAAACGCTTCTGACACCATTGATTTTGACTTTGGAAGCGGAAAGGCCGTTGATACTGTAAAGCTTTATTTTTACAATGACAGAATGACAAACGGGTATGGCACACCGGCATCATTTGACATCTCTTATTTGGACAGCGACGGCTCTTTCAAACCCGTTGCGGATCAAATTCGACAACCAGCTATGATTGCATCCAACTACAACAACGTCGAATTTCCGCAAGTTACCACTTCCAAAATTCGCGTAACGCTGCACCACAGCACAAACGTCAGCACTGGGGTAAAGGAAATTCAGATTTATGACAACCATCTAGGAATTACACATTCGAACAACGAAGCACCGGAAGTCAGCCTACCGGATGCACTGCGTGTTGAGCAAAACTCCGTTTTACAGGTCACACCCGACGTATCTGATTCCACTTTGCCAAATGGGGCCTTAACTTACCAGTGGACAGTCGCAGTAACACCAGATAATGGAAATTGCACAATCACAAACGCTTCCGCTTCCACTTTAAAGGCTTCGTTTGACACCGTCGGCATTTATCAGTTAAAGTTAACGGTCAGTGATGGTGACAAGGAAACAGTTGTCCCATTCAACGTAACTGTTTTCATCCCTACCAGCGAACTGACTGACTTAATGGCACCTTACCTGGAGCAAAAAACTGCAGGCGGATTATCTCTCATTCGCAATCAGAATGATTTCACCTCTGCATCTTGGAACAAACTGCAAACAGAAATTGCTGCCGCACAAAAATTACTGGATGAAAAAGATTTTACGAAAAGTGAAATCGTACAACAGACTCAAAATCTTCAGAAAGCCATAAACAATTTAAAATATGTAAATATCGGTCTACTGGCAACTCCTACAGCCAGCTATACGGCCGGTTGGGAACATTTACCCGCTGTTAACGACGGTTTTGTTCCAACTGCAAACACTGGAGCCGAAAACGACACTTCCAACCAAAAACTGCAGTGGGGCAACTGGGGCAGCGGTTCCTCAACACAAAGCCTTACTTATGCATGGAATCAAGAATATAAAATTAGTGGCAGCAGCGTTTTCTTCTATGATGATGGCGGCGGCACAATGGTTCCATCTAAATACACTATTTCTTACTATGACAAATCCAATAAAAAAGCGGATCAGGATGGATTTGTAACCATTGTGACAAAAGACCTTTCAACAGACAAGGATCGCACAACGGCCCTTGGAAAATTTGTATCAGATTCTTTCCCTGCAGTGTCTACATCAAAACTCCGTATCACATTGTCAAATCGTGATGATGCATACAACGGCATCAAAGAGTGGCGTGTGCTGACACAAGAACCTGTAGCAGCGGAAAAGCGGATTCAATCTGCCACGCCAGTGTCCGTAGAAACTTATGTCAACCAAATGCCTTCTCTCCCCGCAACCGTACCGGTCACTTACACAGATGGTACCTCCGGCACTGCACAAGTATCTTGGTCTGCTGTTGCAAAGGATAAGCTTTCGATTGCCACTAGCTTTACCTTAACCGGTACCATCAGCGGAACCGACCAAAGTGCAAGCTGTACCATTGTAGTAAAATACGATAAGCGGGAACTGGATTCCCTGCTTGCAAAACTAAACGCATACCAAAAAAGCGCTGCCTCTTATCAGCCTCTGACAGCAGATGAAAAAGCCACTGTGCAGAATGCACTTACAAAGGGCAGCCAAGTTTCCACAAATACCAGCGCTACAGACGGTGACATTCAAGGAGCAGTCCTGACACTAAAAACTGCATTAGCACTTTACAAACCAGTTGCTTCCGCGCCTGCACCTTCTGTACCTTCCTCTGATACTGTTTCTTCTGATTCCGTTCCCCGCATTTCCACCGTTTCCGTCAACACCAATCCGGAAGCAAAGCTGGCAGTTTCCAAAGCAATCTCCGGCACAGACCACAGCGAGATTGCGATGATAAACAGTAACACCGATAAATGCATTGTGCAGGCAGTGCAGCTTTCTAAGCAAAAGATTTATTTATATCGCCTTCGTGCCGGTACACTGGAATTAGCATCTGCAAAATTGTTTTCCATTGATCAAAACGGCCAACTGCCCTTGTCAAAAGCAGATGTTTCAGCAATCTCTAGGCAACTGCAAAAAGGCACCTGCTTCGTTTTAATCCCCGCCACAGAACACCCACCGGTCAGTAGCATAACAGGCACTGTAAAAGTTGCACAGGGAAACACTGCTGTTTTTGATTTGACGGGCGGCAATGCAACAAGTTACACAGCTGGCAACGGAACCGTGATGCATACCCTTGTATTTGGAAATGGCAAGCTGGGCGCTTATGCCTCCGGGAAAATCGGTAAAAAAACAGGTGCCTATGTGAATGGCGTCAAATTGTTTGAAATTGAAACCATCAAAGCACCTTACCATTCGGATACGACTGTAGATATGACTCTAAAATCCGGGCAAACCTATTGGTTTAAAATCATAGCTGATGATCCCGCACAAACGGTCAGCTACACCGCTGGAAACGGACAAGTCGGTGCCACACGCTCTAAGGGAAAACAAGCTGACGGCAGCTATTTGTTTGGTATCACGGCAACCGGCAAGCAGGGCGAACGTACGGGCTTGTATATACACATAAACAACCAGACTTACTGCGTTTTTCATTTAACAATTTCCTAA
- a CDS encoding ABC-2 transporter permease: MFYILTGKLKLFLFILFFPVLLLPNSYLFTFEMTYITCLTFTLLLSDSDVKWDRLARTMPCSAFQVVFSKYFLVYILQFLTAVLAFFSSQILGSLLENVVTPAVFCRAFLLPGGLIGLLFLAVCMPFEIRFDIRKSQWVVTVLCIVCALLFTFPTQTRCLKAFFLQVSPLAWILLGITAVLLNVVSIFLSVRFYSNKEY, translated from the coding sequence ATTTTTTACATTCTGACAGGAAAGCTGAAACTCTTTTTGTTCATTCTGTTTTTTCCTGTGCTGCTGCTGCCAAACAGCTATCTGTTCACCTTTGAAATGACTTATATCACCTGCTTAACCTTCACGCTTTTGCTTTCCGATTCGGATGTAAAATGGGACCGTTTGGCACGCACCATGCCGTGCAGTGCTTTTCAGGTGGTTTTCAGCAAGTATTTTCTGGTGTATATTCTGCAGTTTCTGACTGCTGTGCTTGCCTTCTTCAGTTCCCAGATACTCGGATCTTTGCTAGAAAATGTCGTTACCCCTGCTGTTTTCTGCCGCGCCTTTCTGCTGCCGGGGGGCTTGATTGGGCTGCTTTTTCTGGCGGTCTGTATGCCCTTTGAAATCCGTTTCGACATCCGGAAGAGCCAGTGGGTGGTGACTGTTCTCTGCATCGTTTGTGCGCTTCTTTTTACTTTTCCCACACAGACCCGTTGCCTAAAAGCTTTCTTCCTGCAGGTTTCCCCGCTTGCCTGGATTCTATTGGGTATTACCGCCGTTCTGCTGAACGTCGTTTCCATTTTTCTTTCTGTTCGTTTCTACAGTAACAAAGAATACTGA
- a CDS encoding GntR family transcriptional regulator, whose protein sequence is MDSITQIFIERNAPILDSTTKLCILFIYSNEQEGGSPTEILISSASGQPIYNQIHTQIKALILSGQLHEGDILPSIRALARDLRISVITTKRAYDELEQEGLVYTVAGKGCFATRKNIRHMQEETRREVESKLHDVHSLAKACGLSTEEVINLYRALSKEEL, encoded by the coding sequence TTGGACAGTATAACACAAATTTTCATAGAAAGAAATGCTCCGATACTTGACAGCACCACAAAACTGTGTATACTGTTCATATACAGTAATGAACAGGAAGGAGGCTCTCCCACGGAAATTCTGATCAGTTCTGCGTCCGGTCAGCCGATTTACAACCAAATCCACACCCAAATTAAAGCGCTGATTCTCTCCGGACAGCTGCACGAGGGAGATATTCTCCCGTCCATCCGCGCACTGGCCCGCGACCTGCGCATCAGCGTCATCACCACCAAGCGCGCCTATGATGAATTGGAACAGGAAGGGCTTGTTTACACCGTGGCCGGAAAAGGCTGCTTTGCCACCCGAAAAAACATCCGGCATATGCAGGAAGAAACGCGCCGGGAAGTGGAATCCAAACTGCACGATGTCCATTCGCTCGCCAAGGCCTGCGGCCTTTCTACAGAAGAGGTTATCAACTTGTACCGCGCTTTATCCAAGGAGGAGTTATAA
- a CDS encoding lipocalin-like domain-containing protein, with amino-acid sequence MKHTHFQKVLAGTLAAAMVFSMTPLSACAATKTTAAKNSAPTTFTHAVAHDPSIVKDASSKNYYILGSHTAAAKSNNLMNWTQLSTDYQTPSQEPFFGNLQTTLKESFKWAGYNDGDAANGNYAVWGPDVIYNPQYAWSDGSKGAYMLYYCTSSTWRRSCIGYLVSKTIDGTYQYRNTIVYSGFTKTGEPDGNSTRNTKWDNDYLNLKSLIAKGAKNGGIDSITDDKCFQSDGSWNNQYAPNAIDPTVFFDKSGKQMYMVYGSWSGGLYMLKMNPETGEPLYPGKDGTDKVSGNYVDRYFGIHIAGGNHQSGEGPFILYDKASDYYYLYESYGGLAATGGYNMRLFRSKNPTGPYVDAVGNNAADNGTDNAKYGIKVMGNYKFYNQTGKRSAGGNSALLDDDGSMYLVYHQRFDSNPSSEAHEVRIHQQFLNEDNWPVTAVYEYRKETITTYPDKDVIGTYEFVNHGTAAADGNMLTTQLVRLNQDGSVSGDVTGTWKKAASSAGYDYITLKLGNVTYKGVFFKQYDEENTPKQKMTFTAIGGNNTTVWGSMVDTSSDQTIANMAAESLAKQVPTSAVDSISLPTSVMGASISWSSSNTKVLRASGAVTPPTKDTSVILTAAVSYKTAKVTQKFTVKVQHTASLIYDFDFNKNPDSDRTLHPANGSAKSGKAILQGTASLVTDTQKGRVLKLTNTAKAQGVNYLKLPKDTFSTVTSAGYSVSMWVKASSDTFEHSALFEADAVGTSSNGYPMTRIGVNLIGRINANAYSDVQGSLLKSNGFRNQWEKVVYTVGPSGIKVYLNGALVGEEKKDLSTCFANDNGSIQKATQVAVGSGPIWGDEDVRNAEFDNVQIYDGILREKEVAHAYKQDIGAANSTLSTNKQSKELKDTETGISVHGEQKDFPENMKLYAQMLSTENPEGNAAVKHLPKTVQKNAACVYSIGLTQNGKEITPAQKVSLLIPLANTLSADKLAVFQMQADGSSKLVTGVEVKDRTVTFETASLGVFVLAQTGDTNVPLPSVAMNNHTTQQPAPSDTLEIPAFGTITLNFASSLTLKDFAFNTGNGKALQTDTSKKWGKNQGQYFLYAGGKIGETTGVYVNGKRLFKVKIVDRPFRADTTKDIRLAEGQSYIFSISPKVKTNSFSFVSANGKAIETSIVAARYPDASGRYDCQIAVKSPFKGKVGIYCSLNGSTYKVFAVSSK; translated from the coding sequence ATGAAACACACGCATTTCCAAAAAGTCCTTGCGGGCACCTTGGCCGCTGCAATGGTTTTTTCAATGACACCGCTCAGCGCCTGTGCAGCGACAAAAACGACTGCTGCCAAAAATTCTGCCCCAACCACATTCACGCACGCCGTTGCGCACGATCCATCGATTGTAAAAGACGCCAGTTCAAAAAACTACTACATTCTTGGCTCACACACCGCAGCTGCAAAATCAAACAACCTTATGAACTGGACACAGCTAAGCACGGATTATCAAACCCCCAGTCAAGAACCGTTCTTTGGAAATTTGCAAACCACGCTGAAGGAGTCTTTCAAATGGGCAGGATACAATGATGGTGACGCTGCAAACGGAAATTACGCTGTCTGGGGACCGGACGTTATCTACAATCCACAATATGCTTGGAGTGACGGTAGCAAGGGTGCTTATATGCTCTACTACTGCACTTCCTCCACTTGGCGTCGCTCCTGCATCGGTTACTTGGTTTCTAAAACAATCGACGGCACTTACCAGTACCGAAATACCATCGTTTATTCCGGATTTACCAAAACTGGTGAACCTGACGGCAACAGTACCCGCAACACAAAATGGGACAATGATTATCTGAATCTGAAATCTTTAATTGCAAAGGGGGCAAAGAATGGCGGTATTGACAGTATTACAGACGATAAGTGCTTTCAATCAGACGGCTCGTGGAACAATCAATACGCTCCCAATGCAATTGATCCAACGGTTTTCTTTGATAAATCTGGAAAACAAATGTACATGGTTTACGGCTCCTGGTCAGGTGGATTATATATGCTGAAAATGAATCCTGAAACTGGAGAACCACTTTATCCTGGAAAAGACGGAACCGACAAGGTTTCCGGAAACTACGTGGACCGCTATTTCGGTATCCACATTGCCGGCGGCAATCATCAGTCCGGAGAGGGACCGTTCATTCTTTATGACAAAGCCAGTGATTACTATTATCTGTATGAATCCTATGGCGGATTAGCCGCAACCGGCGGCTATAATATGCGGCTTTTCCGCTCAAAAAATCCGACAGGTCCTTATGTGGACGCAGTGGGCAACAACGCCGCTGACAACGGAACAGATAATGCAAAATACGGCATTAAAGTCATGGGCAACTACAAGTTTTACAATCAAACCGGCAAACGTTCTGCGGGTGGAAACTCCGCGTTGCTGGACGATGACGGTTCCATGTATCTGGTTTATCATCAGCGGTTCGACAGCAACCCAAGCTCCGAAGCACATGAAGTACGTATTCATCAACAATTTTTAAATGAAGATAACTGGCCGGTTACCGCTGTTTATGAATACCGCAAAGAAACGATTACCACCTACCCAGACAAAGATGTGATTGGCACTTATGAATTTGTAAACCATGGTACGGCTGCAGCCGATGGTAATATGCTGACAACCCAACTGGTTCGCCTGAATCAAGACGGCAGCGTTTCCGGCGATGTGACCGGCACATGGAAAAAGGCCGCTTCCTCTGCAGGGTATGATTATATCACGCTGAAACTCGGGAACGTGACCTATAAAGGTGTATTCTTTAAGCAATATGATGAAGAAAATACTCCAAAACAAAAGATGACGTTCACCGCTATTGGCGGTAACAACACCACAGTCTGGGGCAGCATGGTAGATACTTCTTCCGATCAGACCATCGCAAACATGGCTGCAGAGTCCTTGGCAAAGCAAGTCCCCACTTCCGCTGTGGATTCCATTTCCCTGCCGACATCTGTAATGGGTGCTTCTATTTCGTGGAGTTCTTCCAACACAAAGGTGCTGCGCGCATCCGGCGCCGTGACACCTCCCACGAAAGATACTTCTGTCATATTGACTGCTGCAGTTTCCTATAAAACAGCGAAAGTCACACAAAAATTCACCGTAAAGGTACAGCATACCGCTTCATTGATTTATGATTTTGACTTTAATAAGAATCCAGATTCTGACCGTACTCTGCACCCGGCAAACGGCTCTGCAAAATCCGGGAAAGCCATTTTACAGGGTACCGCCTCTCTTGTCACTGACACCCAGAAAGGCCGCGTGCTAAAACTGACAAACACAGCAAAAGCGCAGGGAGTCAACTATTTAAAGCTTCCAAAAGATACATTCAGCACCGTCACTTCCGCCGGCTACTCCGTGAGTATGTGGGTCAAGGCATCCAGTGATACATTCGAACACAGCGCACTGTTCGAAGCAGACGCAGTCGGCACTTCCAGCAATGGCTATCCCATGACACGCATTGGCGTCAATTTAATCGGGCGAATCAATGCAAATGCATACAGCGACGTGCAGGGCAGCCTGCTAAAAAGCAACGGATTTCGCAATCAATGGGAAAAAGTTGTTTATACCGTGGGGCCAAGCGGAATTAAAGTATACTTGAACGGTGCACTGGTCGGTGAGGAAAAGAAAGACCTCAGCACCTGTTTTGCGAATGACAACGGCAGTATTCAAAAAGCAACACAAGTTGCCGTCGGCAGCGGACCTATCTGGGGCGACGAAGATGTGCGAAATGCGGAATTTGACAACGTCCAAATTTATGACGGTATCCTCCGCGAGAAGGAAGTTGCCCATGCATACAAGCAGGACATCGGCGCCGCAAATTCTACACTTTCCACAAATAAGCAATCTAAGGAACTGAAAGATACCGAAACCGGCATTTCCGTTCATGGAGAGCAAAAAGATTTTCCGGAAAACATGAAACTTTATGCACAAATGCTTTCTACCGAAAATCCAGAAGGGAATGCCGCTGTCAAACACCTGCCTAAGACTGTACAAAAAAATGCCGCCTGTGTTTACTCCATTGGTTTAACGCAAAATGGAAAAGAAATCACACCGGCACAAAAAGTAAGCCTGCTTATTCCACTTGCGAATACATTATCTGCAGATAAACTTGCTGTTTTTCAAATGCAGGCCGATGGTTCTTCCAAACTGGTTACCGGTGTGGAAGTAAAAGACCGTACAGTTACATTTGAAACCGCTTCCCTTGGAGTATTTGTCCTTGCACAAACTGGCGACACAAATGTCCCGCTGCCTTCCGTTGCCATGAACAACCATACCACCCAACAGCCTGCTCCGTCAGACACCTTGGAAATTCCGGCTTTCGGCACAATTACCCTGAACTTTGCTTCCAGCCTGACGCTAAAGGACTTTGCTTTCAACACAGGAAACGGAAAGGCCTTGCAGACCGACACTTCAAAAAAGTGGGGAAAGAACCAAGGACAATACTTCCTTTATGCAGGCGGTAAAATTGGTGAGACCACCGGCGTCTATGTCAATGGAAAACGACTCTTTAAAGTAAAGATTGTCGACCGTCCATTCCGTGCGGACACGACGAAAGACATCCGCCTTGCAGAGGGTCAAAGCTACATCTTCTCTATCTCTCCCAAGGTCAAAACGAACAGCTTTTCATTCGTGTCCGCTAACGGAAAGGCAATTGAAACATCCATTGTAGCCGCACGCTATCCGGACGCAAGCGGACGTTACGATTGCCAAATAGCCGTTAAGAGTCCATTCAAGGGAAAAGTCGGAATATACTGCAGTCTGAACGGCAGCACTTATAAAGTCTTCGCAGTTAGCAGTAAATAG
- a CDS encoding ABC transporter ATP-binding protein, whose protein sequence is MNAIEIKNLSKHYKDFSLDNVSFSLPSGCILGLIGENGAGKSTTIRMIMNTARRDSGEISVLGTDNRLPAFQAVKEDIGVVLDEANFPEMLTAKQVNNVMKYTFARWDEAMYFDYLKKFALPEKKAFKDFSRGMKMKLAIAAALSHSPKLLVLDEATGGLDPIVRDEILDIFNDFTRQDESHSILMSSHIVSDLEKLCDYIAFLHKGKLLFCEEKDRLLETYGVVHCSKEELAALPKSAVQGGTRTSKYGGAEALVLRSKVPADLKVDYASIEDIIVFLAKERSAK, encoded by the coding sequence TTGAACGCCATCGAAATCAAAAATCTGAGCAAACACTACAAAGACTTTTCGCTCGACAATGTCAGCTTTTCCCTGCCGTCCGGCTGTATCCTCGGCCTCATTGGTGAAAACGGCGCCGGAAAAAGCACCACCATCCGCATGATTATGAACACTGCCCGCCGGGACAGCGGCGAAATTTCGGTGCTCGGCACCGACAACCGCCTGCCCGCATTTCAAGCGGTCAAAGAAGACATCGGCGTTGTGCTGGACGAGGCGAATTTTCCCGAAATGCTGACTGCCAAGCAGGTGAACAATGTCATGAAATACACCTTTGCCCGCTGGGACGAGGCCATGTACTTTGACTACCTCAAAAAATTTGCCCTGCCGGAAAAGAAAGCCTTCAAGGACTTTTCCCGCGGCATGAAAATGAAGCTCGCCATCGCGGCAGCGCTTTCTCATTCCCCAAAGCTGCTGGTGCTGGACGAAGCCACCGGCGGTCTGGACCCGATTGTGCGCGATGAAATTTTGGATATTTTCAACGACTTTACCCGGCAGGACGAAAGCCACTCCATCTTGATGTCCTCTCACATCGTGAGCGACCTCGAAAAGCTCTGTGACTATATCGCGTTTCTGCACAAGGGCAAGCTGCTGTTCTGCGAGGAAAAAGACCGCCTGCTTGAAACCTACGGGGTGGTGCACTGCAGCAAAGAGGAATTGGCTGCTCTGCCGAAGTCTGCGGTTCAAGGCGGCACCCGCACCTCTAAATACGGCGGCGCAGAAGCGCTGGTTTTGCGCAGCAAAGTGCCCGCGGATTTGAAAGTGGACTACGCCAGCATTGAAGATATCATTGTTTTTCTGGCAAAGGAAAGGTCTGCAAAATGA